The DNA window AGGCGGCCCTCAACGGTGACGGCCAGGGCCCCAACTGGAAGAGCGCGACGCGCGACCCGTGGCGGGCAGCTCGCTCACCCCCACTCATGCGGCACGACTGCTGAACGTGCTGCTGGGCAAGGACGTGACGCTGGGTCAGTTCCCGGCGCGCGTCGCGGTGGGCTTCATGCTGCGCGAAGTCCTCGACACGGGAGAGGTGTCACGGGCCGAACTGGTGCGGCGGTCCGAGCGATTCACCCACCTCGCGGTGCTGCGGCCCGACGGGTATCTCGCGTGGGTCCGGACGGGGAGGACGCAGCAGAAGGTGGAGCCCGTCGAGTGGAAGGATGGGGCTTTCCGCGCGCACGGCTTCGAGCTGGGCCGGTTCTACGACGGACGCACGGGTGTCTTCCGGCTGTTGGATGGTGAGCTGCGGGAGGCCAACGGGTTCCCCATAGCGGATGTCCACGACGATGCCGATGTCGTCAGTCGCTCACTGGACGGTGCCGAAGAGGCATTCGTGGGGTTGGCCCTCGCGGTGGGGAAGTTCTTCTCAACATCCCCAGCGGAGAACCTCGAAGCGTTCCGACAGATGCCCGGTGCCGTGGTCGCGCTGCTGGAGTCGTCGCCCGAGTATCTGGAGCGCTTCAAGTACATGACGCGGGGCGAGCAGGTCCAGGTCGTCTCGAAGATGGTGACGAACCTCGTAGCCACCTGGGGAGCGGCATCCACGACCGCGCGCACGTTGCAGGGGGCGAAGCTAGCCACGGTGGAGGCTCCGTGGCTCTCGCTGTCACCCCACGGTGCGATTGCCCTGGAGCGCGTGGCCGTGCCGGTAGGACGAGCTGCGGCGGTGCTGAGTGGTGGGCCCGGAGCTGCCATCATCCTTCAGCGGGCGGGCACGGAGGCGAAGCAGGGTGGACCGGCCAAGGGCCCCGGCCAGTGGGGACCCGCAAAAGAGTCCGTGAAGCCCCGTGCCCGGGGATACCAGGAACAAGTCACGGGCCACTCGGCGGACGAGGCATACTGGGTCGGAGGAGTCGGCAAGGACAGCGGAGGCGTGAAGTTCGATGGATTCGAGAAGGGTGTCCTGCTGGAAGCGAAGGGACCGGGCTATGCCAAGTTCTTTGAGGGGCTCAACCCGAAACGCTGGTTCAAGAACTCAGGGGCAAAGGCTCTTGGCGAGCAAGCCCAACGCCAGCTCCGTGCGGTTCGTTCCACAAACACGCCCATCCGCTGGCACGTCGCAGAGGAGCGCGCGGCCGATGCGATTCGGAAGCTGCTGGCCAACTACAACGCATCAAGCATTGAAGTGGTGTTTACGCCCCCAGTGATGTGAGGAGAGGGTGAACGTGGAAGAGACCTACTATGCTGGTGCCTACTGGGGAGCCAGGAGAGAATCAGCGGCGGAGTGCGCCAAGCGCTTGGAGACATTTCTGTCCGGTCTACCGAGCGCAGATCCAGCACTCGCACGCTGGTTTCAGCTTGGAAAGTCACGCAAGGACGCGCTGAAGCGGCCCATCGTTCCGAACCATGGAGAGCTGGAGCAACTCGTTCTTCGCGGCCGGGATCGGGTTTTTGAGGACCTTGGGTTCCGGGTACGAGGCTGGAACGGTGCTGATGCGGATGAGGATGCGGTTGATTTTGACGTCCTTTGTGGAGGCTACACAGACGCAGTGAGCAATGTTTGTGTGTTCGACCTGCCGAACCGGGGGGCGCACGCGAATCGCATTTTGACTGCTCCTGCTCTGGCGGCCACGCTGCGAGCTACCGCTATCGCGTGGGAACCAGAGTGGGCCATTGCCACTTCATCCACTCACAGAGACTTGGTGACATCCACACCGAAGGCGGGAACGTTCGTGGGCTGGATCATGTACCTGTCCCGCCGCATCGGCACTGTGCCCCCACTCCCAGCTCCAGTTCGTATCGAGGCGGTGGAGGACAAGGGGAGCCTCATCATCCTCACCTCAGAACGCTTCACCGTTGGCAACCCGGAGCATGTTGAGCTGGCGGAGCGGGTGCGAGAGCTGCTGGGCCGAGCAGGGTTGTTGAAGCCGATCCAGGCTCGAACTTAGGAATCAGGAGGGGCCGAGTTACTTGCAGCTCGGCCCCTCTGCGCTGGACGTGCAATCGGCGCCTCTGGTGTCAGGGACGAGATCACATCGGCTGACGCTTTGAGCAGATGATGCCGTGGGGGCTAGTGAGACCGTGCGGAAGGGGAATTGGACATGGCGCTTGAATCTCTCGTAGCGCAGTTCGCCCAGCACATCGCCGCGCAGACTGACTGCATCCTCCGAGGGGACTCCAAGACTGGCAACAAGCACGCGGACAAGGTGTTCGCGGCATTCGCGAAGTTGCGTGAGCAGGGTGACGCAGGCCGGGATGCTCTTGCCTCCCTTCTCGCTGCTCCACGGATGGATGTCCGCGTCACTGCGGCGGCTTTCTTGCTCCGACATCGAACGGAGGAGGCAAAGGCCGTTCTTGAGGCAGCTGCCAGCGGTGAAGGAATGGCGGCCCTTGGTGCGCAGCAGACGCTCAAGAACTGGGAGAACGGGACCTGGGCCCTCGATCTCCTTGAGTGAAGTCCCGGTTGTCCTGCGCCTTGCGCCCAGACTGCCCGCCATCACGAGCGCAGCATCACATCGCGTTCGTGATGGGGCATGCCGAGGTTCCAGCCTCCATCGGTAACGTACTTGTAACGTAGTTGGCTGGACGCATCTGGACGCGCCCGGACGATTTCGGTACCGTCTGCCCGGGACAAATGGGGACGTAACCCCTCGGAAGTATTAGCGGTAGAGCACGAGAATCGAACTCGCCAAGGACGTCTCTCAACGCCCCCCATTGGTTTTGAAGACCAAGCCAGCCACCAGGTCCGGAGGCCCTACCGCCCGCGATTAGTGCCGGGACCTCCCGCCCTCGTCAACGCTCTCTCTTCGCACCCTTTGCCGGCTTCAGCCCCGGCAACCCGTGCACCAGCGTCTCCAGCAACGTGTCGCGCAGATCCTCCGCGCTCGTGTCCTTGAACGCCGCGCACGTCAGCTTCAGGCTCACAATCCCATGCAGGCCCGCCCACAGCGTCTCCGCGAGCTTCGCGGGCTGCGCTTCCGCCGATAGCCTCCCCGCTGACTTCAGGTCCTCGAACACGCCACTCAGCAGCGCGAACGAACGCGGACCCGCCCCGTCAGGGGCCCCCTGGAAGAGCTCGCTCGACAGCTTGGGGTCTTCCATGAAGATGAGCCGGTACGTTTCCGGGTGCGTCAGCCCGAACCGCACATAGGCCGCCGCCATCACCGCCAACCGCTCCAGCGGCTCCTGCGCCGTGGCTGCGGGCTCCAGCTCCGCCAGGAACTCCCCGAACCCCCGCCCGCACAGCTCGCGGGCAATCGCCTCCCGGTTCTCGAAGTGCAGGTACAGCGTCGCCGGCGCGTACTCCACCGCCTCCGCCAACTTGCGCATCGACAGCGCGCTGAACCCCTCCTTCACCACCATCTCCCGCGCCACCCCCAGGATGTGCTCGCGCAGCTCCGCCCGCTGCCGCTCCTTCCGCTCCGAAATCCCCATCCCCACACCCTATGGCTTGACAGTCCGAACGGCCACCAGTATTTGAACGGTGTTCACAGAACGGTGTTCACAAAAAGAGTCGCCGTTCAGGAAGGGAGTCCATCATGGCAGGCAAGGTGGCGCTGTTCGGGGCCTCGGGAGTCATCGGGCAGAGTGTGGCGAACGCACTGAAGGCCCAGGGCAGGGCCTACCGGGTGGTGGGGCGCTCGCGTGCTTCCCTGGAAGCCCAGTTTGGCGCCGACCCGCTCGCCGAGGTCGTGACGTGGAACCCCGATGACCCGGCCTCGGTCCGAGCCGCCGCTCGCGGCGTGGACACGCTCATCTACATGGTGGGGGTCAACTACTGGCAGTTCCACCTGCACCCCGCGCTGATGCGCAAGACGCTCGACGGCGCCATCGCGGAGGGCGTCCCGCGCTTCGTCCACATCGGCTCCGTGTACCCCTACGGCCTGCCACGCACCACGCCCGTGCGCGACGACCACCCGCGCGAGCCCCACACCTACAAGGGCCGGATGCGCAAGGAGCAAGAGGACCTCCTCTTCGCCGAGCACGCCGCCGGCACCCTCCAGGCCACCGTCCTGCGCCTCCCCGACTTCTACGGCCCCGGCGTCGAGGCCAGCTTCCTGCACCGCGCCTTCGTCGCCGCCGCCTCGGGCAAGCGCGCCCAGCTCATCGGCCCCATCGACGCACTCCACGAGTTCATCTACGTCCCCGACGTCGGCCCCATCGTCACCGCGCTCATGAACGAGCCGCGCGCCTACGGCCGCTCCTGGAACCTCGGCGGCCCGGGGGCCACCAGCCAGCGGCAGATGGTCGACGAGATGTACCGACAGAGTGGCCGCCCCACGAAGCGCATGACCATGGGGAAGGGGATGCTGCGCCTGTTGGGCCTGTTCGACCCGTTCATGCGCGAGCTCGTGGAGATGCACTACCTGATGACCTCCCCCGTGCTCATGGATGACACGGAGCTGCGCCAGCTCCTCGGCGAGGTGCGCAAGACGCCCTACACGGAGGGCATCCGCCAGACGCTCGCCTTCACGAAGCAGCACCTGTCCGCCGTCAGTCCAGCCCCCGCTGCCACAGGTCGTCCTCATCCAGTCCCATGAGGTGACCGACCTCGTGCATCACGGTGATTCCAATCTGCTCGATGAGCTCCTCGCGCGTCCTCGCGAAGCGCTCCAGGTTCTTCTGGTAGAGCACGATGGACGCCGTCAGGTGGTCGTACGCGTTCGTCACGCTGCGCTCACCCACGGGGGTGCCTCGGAAGACTCCGAGGATGCAGGGCGACAGGGGAGGGGACTGCCCCACCAGGTCCTCCTCCGACGGGATGTCCTCCACCGCGATGGTGACGTTGTCCAGGTACTGCTTCGCATGCCGAGGCAGCGCCTTCACCGCGTCCTCCACCGCGCGGTCGAACTCCGCCTCACCCAGCTCCACCGGGGGCGGGAAGTCCTCGGGCACCAGTGACTGCGCCTTGTCGAAGCGCCGCTTCGCCTCCTTGAGGTCGCCCCGCCGCTCCGCCATCAGCCCCAGGTAGTGGTGTGCCCACGCCTCGTCGCCCGCGTCCTTCAACACCGCATCGAACTCGGCGCGGGCGACCTCGAAGCGGCACAGCTCGAACAGGGCGATGCCCCGCTCCAGCCTTGCCTCCTTCGAGCGCGGCATGTGGCCGAGCGCCGCGTCCAGGCTCACCAACGCCTGCTCGCACTCGCCCATCTGGTTGTGCCCCATGCCCTCCAGCAAGAGGAACTCGTAGAGCATCTCCACGTCGTCGGCGCGCTCGGCCAGCCGCTTGCCTCGCGCACACAGGCCCAGGCCTTCCTCCACCGCCTCGCGGTCCTCGCCCGCCTGGCAGACCAGGCAGTCGGCCGCGCCCAGCAGGATTTCAAGGTCCTCCGGCGCCGCCTTCAGGGCCTGGCCATAGGCCCGGCCCGCGTCCTCCAGGCGGCCCAGCTCCGCGAGCACCGCCGCTCGGTAGTGCAGGGCCTCCGGCAGCTCCGGTGCGTCCGAAAGCAGACCTTCCACCTGTGCCAACGCCGCCTCCATGTCGCCCGCCTCGAAGGCATCCGCCACCGCCTCCAGACGCGCCTTCGGGTCCCCCGACCCCGATCGCTTCCCGGTCCGCTTCTCCATGGCCCGGCTCATAAGAAGGCCCGCTGTGCGTTGTCAACGACGGGTGCGGCTGTTACGTTCCACCCCCCTCCGCGCTGGTGGCGCGTTCCGTCCCGTGAACATCCTTGTCGTCGACGACGATCTCGAGCTGTGCACCTTGCTCTCTCGCTTCCTGGAGATGCATGGGTACACCGTGTACTCGGCGTCGGATGCCCTCCAGGCGCTCGACATCCTCGAGCGCAACCAGGTGGGCATGGTCATCACCGACTACATCATGCCCCACCTGGACGGCATCTCCTTCACCGAGATGTTGAAGGCGGACCCGCGCTTCCAGGCCATCCCCGTGCTCCTGATGACGGCCAGCACGGATGGGAATGTCATCGACCGGGGCCTGCGCAAGGGCGTGGCCCTGACGCTGAACAAGCCGCTGGACATGGGGCAGTTGCTCGCGCTGATGCGCTTCGCCGAGTAGCCCCGACCCACCCGTCGCGAGTCGTCCGCTCCCCCACACGTCCGCCCTTCCTGGTTGACATCCCAGGGCCGGCCCTTATGTTGGCGCTCGCCATGGCCGAGTGCTAACGGCCTGCGTTGTACCCACAAAAATTCCAAGTAACTTCAGGAGGTTGCGATGGCAGCGAAGGAGATTTTCTTCCACCAGTCCGCGCGTGAGGCCATCCTGCGAGGCGTCCGCACTCTGGCGGACGCGGTCGCGGTGACGCTCGGCCCCAAGGGCCGCAACGTGGTCATCGAGAAGAGCTTTGGCTCGCCCACGGTCACCAAGGACGGCGTCACCGTCGCCAAGGAGATCGACCTCGAGAACAAGTTCGAGAACATGGGCGCGCAGATGGTGAAGGAGGTCGCGTCGAAGACCTCCGACAAGGCGGGCGACGGCACCACGACGGCGACGGTGCTGGCTCGGGCCATCTACGAGGAGGGCCTGAAGCTGGTGGCCGCGGGCCACAGCCCGATGGACCTCAAGCGGGGCATCGACAAGGCGGTGGAGGTGGTGGTGGAGGAGCTGAAGAAGCTCTCCAAGCCCACGTCCGACAAGAAGGCCATTGCCCAGGTGGGAACCATCTCCGCGAACGGGGATGAGACCATCGGCACCATCATCGCCGACGCGATGGAGAAGGTGGGCAAGGAGGGCGTCATCACCGTCGAGGAGGCCAAGGGCCTCGAGACGACGCTCTCGGTGGTGGAGGGCATGCAGTTCGACCGTGGCTACGTCTCGCCGTACTTCGTGACGAACCGCGAGCGGATGGAAGTCGTCCTGGACGACCCGTACATCCTCATCAGCGAGAAGAAGATCTCCTCGATGCAGGACATGGTGCCCATCCTGGAGCAGGTGGCGCGCTCGGGTAAGCCGTTGCTGCTCATCGCCGACGACATCGAGGGCGAGGCGCTGGCCACGCTCGTGGTGAACAAGATTCGCGGCGTGCTGAACGTGGCCGCGGTGAAGGCGCCGGGCTTCGGCGACCGCCGCAAGGAGATGCTGAAGGACATCGCCACGCTGACCGGTGGCATGGTCGTCAGCGAGGAGCTGGGCCACAAGTACGAGAACCTCACGCTCAACGACCTGGGCCGCGCCAAGCGCATCACGGTGGACAAGGACAACACCACCGTCGTCGACGGCAACGGCAAGAAGGCGGAGATCGAGGGCCGCATCAAGCTCATCCGTGGGCAGATCGACACGGTCACCAGCGACTATGACCGCGAGAAGCTCCAGGAGCGTCTGGCGAAGCTGGTGGGCGGCGTGGCCGTCATCAACGTCGGCGCGGCGACCGAGACGGAGATGAAGGAGAAGAAGGCCCGCGTCGAGGACGCGCTGCATGCGACCCGCGCGGCCGTCGAGGAGGGCATCGTCCCGGGCGGCGGCGTGGCGTACCTGCGCACGCTGGGCGCGCTCGAGGCGCTCAAGCCGGGTGGCGAGCAGAACTTCGGCGTGGAGATCATCCGCCGCGCGCTCCAGGAGCCGCTGCGGAAGATCGCCAGCAACGCGGGCGTCGAGGGTGCCGTCGTCATCAACAAGGTTCGCGAGGGCAAGGGCGCGTACGGCTACAACGCGCGCACGGACGTCTACGAGGACCTGGAGAAGGCCGGCGTCATCGACCCGACGAAGGTGGAGCGCACCGCGCTGCAGAACGCGGCCTCCGTCGCGTCCCTGCTGCTGACCACCGAGGCCATGGTCGCCGAGCGCCCGAAGGGCAAGTCCAAGGGCGCCGGGGCTGGCGGGGGCATGCCGGACTACGGCGGCGACGACATGGAGTACTGAGCCACGCTTCCGTGTCCCGGGCCACGCGCCTGGGACGCGGAGGGTGAGCTGACCTCGGCCCCGGCTGCCTCCCATGAGGCACCGGGGCCGTTGTCTTTCAGGTCAGGGGATGCGGCCCACGGCGCCCCGGGTGCCGCTCTCCTGCGAGGTGTAGAGCAGGGTGTTCCCGTCGACGATGAGGCCCCCGGGTCCCGTGCCCTCGGGGCCGACCGCGTCGGTGATGCCAGGCGGACAGCCACGGACGCGACGCAGGAAGGCCGAGCCGCTCGCCACGGACTCCTTGAAGTAGACCGCGCCGTTGAGCTCCACCGGGAACATGGGGCCTTGCAGTCCCTCCGCGAGCACTCGCGCCGAGTCTCCTCCCGGTCGAGACACCTTGAGGACCCGGCCCGCGCCACCAGTTCCCTCGGTGATGAGGAAGTGCGTGGGCGTGAGCTCCAGCGAAGTGCCCGAGGTGATGCTCGGGTCCACGCGCTGCGGTGGGGTGCTCTCGTCCAGGGCCGCGCGGTAGAGGCCCGGCTCGCCTCCGCCCGTGACGAGGAACCAGACGTTGATTCCGTCGACGCGGGCGCCGCGGACCTGGGTGCCAGGAGCACCCTCGAAGAGCACGACGGACGAAGGCGTGGCACCGACGGTGTCGACCCGGATGAGCCTCCGCGCGCCGGTCGCGACGACGACGACGTCCCTGCCATTCACCCGGGTGGCGAGGACCTCCGTGCCACCCGTGATGACGTTGTTCACCGACGCCTCGATGGGCACGGTGCCTCGTTCCCCGGTGGCCTTGTTCACGCGCCACAAGCCCATCTGGTCCAGCACGTAGATGTTCTTCGAGTCCACGGCGATGGCGTCGGGGGCGATGAAGCCCTTGGCGACGGAGACCACGTCGCCCCCCGCGCGAGGAAGCCGGAGCAGTTGTCCCTCGCCATCGACCTGTCCGGGACGCAGCGAGTGGGACTCGGAGATGTAGAGGTCCGTCGCGTCCACCGCGAGCCGCCTCGGGGTGTTCAGGCCGGGCACGAGAATCGTCTCGCGCACCGACGTGGGAGGCTCACAGCTCCCCGCGTCTTCTTCGCCGGTGCCGCCGTCTCCCGGAGTGCCGCCATCGTCCGTCGAGCCCCCATCCTCTCGGGTGCCGCCGTCATCCTCTGGAGTCCCTCCATCGGGCCGTGAGCCCGAGTCCTCCGGTCCCCCCGCGTCCGGTTCGCCCGGTCCCGGGGGCCTGTTCGAGGAACACGCCACACCCAGCACCAGGACGAACAGGAGCGCGAGTCTCATGGGACGCCTTTCTTGAATGCGCGGCTCAGCTCTCGGCTGAGCGCCGTGGTGTCGGACAGCAGCTTGGGCAGGCATGCCGCCGCCCCCGCGCGCAGCGACTCCAGCGCGGTCTCCATCGTGAGGTGCTCGGCGAGCACCACGAAGGGCGCGCCTTGGGCCAGGGCCTTGCCCAGCTCCAGCGCCTTGCGCCCATAGGCCGGCGCGAAGTCCCAGCTCACCACCACGCCCGCGGGAGGCTCCAACGCGATGAGCTCCGAGGTCGGCAGCACGCGGGCTTCCAGTCCGGCCAGCTCCAGCGCCTCGGAGATCTGCGCCGCCGTGGCGGGATTGTCCTCCAGCACATCCACCCGCTTGACCTGGGCCACCGCGCTCGGCTGCGGAGGCGGCGCGGACAGCGTCGAGCGGAGGAGGGCGCGCACCTCGCGGATGTCGTCGAAGGGCTTGAGCAGGTAGTCCACCACGCCCAGCTCCAACGCCTGCTGCGTCGTCACGAGCGAGGGGTAGCCCGTCATCAGGATGACCCGCGACGAGGCGGAGAGCCGTCGCGCCTGCTGCGCCAGCTCGAGTCCAGACAGGCCCGGCAGGTTCTTGTCCGTGACGATGAGGTCCACGGGGGATTCGCGCAGGAGGTCCAGTGCCTCCTCGCCGCTCGCCGCCTCGATGACCTCGCACTCCTTGCCCATCAGGTCGCGGAACACCATGCGGATGATGGTCTCGTCATCCACCACGAGCAGCCGCTTGCGCCGTCCAGGGGCCACCTCGGACGCGGGGAAGAGGACGCGGAACACCGTGGCCGGAGGCGGCACGTCGCGCAGCGCTCCGTGGGGTGCCAGGTCGATGCGCGCGTCGTGCTCCTGCGCGATGCGGCGGCAGACGGACAGGCCCAGGCCCGTGCCTCGCTTGCTCGCGGTGACGTACGGTTCGAAGATCTTCTCGCGCAGCTCGTCGGGGATGCCGGGGCCCCAGTCCGCCACATACAGCACGGGCGCCGAGCCCACGGTGGTGAGCACCACCTTCACGCGTCCTCGGCCGGACATCGCGTCGCGCGCGTTGTTGAGCAGGTTCAACGTGAGCTGCTCGATGAGGCGCGAGTTGCCCTGCACGAAGATGTCCTCGGGGGCCTCCACCTCCAGCGACATGCGCGCCGAATCCGGGTTGACGCTGAAAATTTTCGCGGCGGCCCAGATGGGGGCGGCCAGGGACAGGCGCTGCTGCGGCGCGGGGCGCTCGCTGGCGAGCCGGATGAAGTCGGAGACAATCTGCTCCATCCTCTCCACCTGGGCCATCAGCAGGCGCAAGGGGCCGGTGGAGCCGCCGTCCTCGGCGAGGAGCTGGGCGTAGGCCTTCACGCCGAGCAGGGGCTGACGCAGCTCGTGAAGGACTTCCGCGGCCAACTGCGTGGCATGGAGCCCGGAGCGCTGGAGCGCCGCCGCCGCCGCGCGCGCGGCAGGCACGTCCCCCGCGTCCAGGGCCTGGAGCAGTTGGGCGAGCGGCGCGGGAGTCTCCATGTCGTGAAGCATGACGGAGGGGACCACGCCACGCAACGCGTGTGAGGGAATCCGTTGACCAGCCCGCTGGGGGCGCGGATGCTCCCCGAGTTCGTGTCGGTGCCCGGGCGTCCGCCGGGTGCCACTTCGCCTCGGAGGGCCTTCATGCCGCAGACCGACCCGTTCCACTCCCTCGTTCCCCGGAAGATGACCGACTCGGAGCTCGCGCGCGCCATCCGGCTCAACATCGAGGCGGAGCTGGACGCCATCAACCTCTACGCCGCCCACATCGACGCCACCGACAACGAGGAGGCCAAGGCCGTCCTGCGTCACGTCATGGACGAAGAGCGTGAGCACGCCGCGCTCTTCTGGCAGCTCATCGCGCGGCTGGACCCGGAGCAGGCCCAGCACGCCCAGGAGGCGGTGGAGAAGTTCAAGCTCATCATTTCGGGAGCCCCGCACGAGTCCGTGGAGGCGGTGGGCAAGGAGGGCGCGAGCACCGAGGTGATGGAGCCTGGCCTCGCCAAGCGCCTCACCGTGGGGAACATGCGGCCCTGAAGGCTACGTGCCGGTGGAGGCCTGGCGCCGCTCGGCGGGCGGGGCCTCCAGGTCCTGCGCCGCCATGTAGACGACGTTCCGCGTGCCTCGCTTGCCGCGGTACATGGCCCGGTCCGACAAGTCGAGCAGCGTGGCCTTGTCCCGTGCGTGCTCCGGGAAGCTGGCCACGCCGATACACGTGGAGAGCTTCAGCGACAGCCCCTCGCGCGCGAGGAACTGGTGTGTCTCCATGGTGCGGCGGATGCGCTCGGCCACCTTGAGCGCGCCGCCCGAGTCGGTGTTGCGCAACATCACCACGTACTCGTCGCCGCCGAAGCGCGCCACGACATCGTGGTCTCTCACGCAGCCCTTCACCACGCGCGCCGCCTCGACGAGCAGCTTGGAGCCGACGAGGTGTCCGTGCGTGTCGTTGATGGACTTGAAGTGGTCCAGGTCCAGGAAGAGGAGGCTGAAGGCCCGCTGCCGCTGGAGCGCGTCCTGGACTTCGCGGTCCAGCACCAGGTCCAGGTAGCGCGTGTTGAACAGACGCGTCAGGTCGTCGATGTACGCCAGGTCCTCCACCGCCGCGAACCGGCCCAGGTTGCGCAGCGCCAGGGCCCAGTTGCGCACCAGGTAGCCGGCGGCCTCGGCGGCCCCGTCGGCGGTCTGCGGCTTCGCGTAGAAGAGCACCGCGTGGCCCAGCACCGAGTCGCCCTCCACGGCGGGGAAGGTGAGGATGCGCTCGAAGGGCACGTCCAGCACGTCCAGCTCGCGAGGCGCCCGCGCATCCATGAGCTGGTCGCGCAGCCACGCCACCACCGTGTCCTCGGTGCCGACGGGGAGTCCTCGCGTGCCCTGGGCGCGCAGGCCCAGGTTCGTGTCTCGCTCCAGGAGCACGATGGCGCCCGCGGCGGCCATGGACTCCAGCGCGCTCGTGGTGGCCGTGGCCAGCTTCTCGCGGTCCAGCGTGGTGGCCAGTCGCTGTCCGGCCTCCAGCAGCGCGACATGACGGCGCAGCGAGGCGTTCTCCTGAAGCAGGTCTCGCGTGGTGAGCGCGCGCCGCACCGCGTGCTGGAGCGCCTCCGGGGCCACGGGCTTGACCAGATACTCCGCCGCGCCGCTCTTGATGGCGCGCACCGCGGGGTCCACCTTGTCCAGCGCGGTGATGACCACGACCTCCACGCCAGGGTGCCGCTCCCGCACGTGCCGGAGGACTTCCATGCCGTCGCCGCCAGGAAGGATGAGGTCCGTCACCACCGCATCGAAGCGGTCCGCCGCGAGCGCCTGCCGAGCGTCCTGCAGCGTGCCCACCGCGGTGACGGTGTGGCCCACGCCCGTGAGGTAGTCGCCGTAGAGGGTGCGGGCGATCTTTTCGTCGTCGACGAGGAGGATGCGCGCCATCTCCCGCATGGCTTAGCACCATCCAACGGAACGCTGCTAGGGTCGCCCCCCGTGTCGCCCTTTGAAAGCGGTCGCCGACTCTGCTTGCTCGTGGAAGCCGGGGAGACCCACTACGCCGTTGAAGCCACGTCTGTCATGGAAGTGGCAATGCCCGGTGCCCACGGGAGCAGCCTGCGAGGCGTGCTCGAAGTGAAGGACCTGTCGGCGCTCCTCGGCGGTGCTCCGGAGCCTGAAGCGGGGATGGTGGTGGTGCTGGATGTGAGCCCCACGCTGGCGGTGAGGGTGCGCTCGGTGGTGGAGGTGGCGGACGTCGCGCGCGCGCCGTTCTTCCTGCTGCCTCCGGGGCTGGCGGACTCGCTGGCGCCGCTGAGCCGGGGCGCGGTGCTGCACAAGGAGCGGCTGTACCTGGAGCTCATCGCGGAGGCGCTGCCGCATCGGGTGGGGCCTCGCGCGGCGCCTGCACCCCCGCGCCCCGTGCACTGGGCCGAGTCCGTGCCCGAGCGGGCGCTCGTCTTCGAGTCGCAGGGGCGACTGTTCGGTGTCCCCCTGGCCTTCGTGTCCCAGGTGGTGGCTCGGGGGGATGCCTTCAGCGTCCTGCCCGTGCAGAGCGGACCGGTGGCGGGTATCTTTCCCCATGCCCAGGTCCTGTGGCCCATCTGCTCCGTCCCCGCCCTCCTGGGTGCGCCCGCCGTGGCGGAGCCCTTCTTCCTCCTGGCGGAGCTGGCGGGGCGGAACGTGGGGCTGACGGCCACGCGGGTGCTTGGCGTCCTCCAACGCTTCGAACCGGACAAGACGGCCGGTACCTTTCGTGTCCCCGGCCTGGCGGAGCCTGTGCTGTTCCTGGACCTGCAGCGCATGTTTTCTTGATCGTCCAGGAGCGCGAACCGTAAGCTGCCAGGCTTGATAACGTGTCGTGAGGTAGGTTTTCACGACCGGTTTCTTCAACGAATTCAGGGGGGTCCACGCTCCCCGAGGCCCGATACCGATGCCCAAGAATCTGCTGGTCGCCGATGACTCGCTCACCATCCGCAAGGTGATCGGCATGATCTTCGCGACCGAGGACTTTCAGGTGACCGCGGTGGACAACGGGCTGGACGCCATCTCGCGCTGCCGCGAGCTGCGCCCGGAC is part of the Myxococcus landrumus genome and encodes:
- a CDS encoding GGDEF domain-containing response regulator, coding for MARILLVDDEKIARTLYGDYLTGVGHTVTAVGTLQDARQALAADRFDAVVTDLILPGGDGMEVLRHVRERHPGVEVVVITALDKVDPAVRAIKSGAAEYLVKPVAPEALQHAVRRALTTRDLLQENASLRRHVALLEAGQRLATTLDREKLATATTSALESMAAAGAIVLLERDTNLGLRAQGTRGLPVGTEDTVVAWLRDQLMDARAPRELDVLDVPFERILTFPAVEGDSVLGHAVLFYAKPQTADGAAEAAGYLVRNWALALRNLGRFAAVEDLAYIDDLTRLFNTRYLDLVLDREVQDALQRQRAFSLLFLDLDHFKSINDTHGHLVGSKLLVEAARVVKGCVRDHDVVARFGGDEYVVMLRNTDSGGALKVAERIRRTMETHQFLAREGLSLKLSTCIGVASFPEHARDKATLLDLSDRAMYRGKRGTRNVVYMAAQDLEAPPAERRQASTGT
- a CDS encoding chemotaxis protein CheW: MSPFESGRRLCLLVEAGETHYAVEATSVMEVAMPGAHGSSLRGVLEVKDLSALLGGAPEPEAGMVVVLDVSPTLAVRVRSVVEVADVARAPFFLLPPGLADSLAPLSRGAVLHKERLYLELIAEALPHRVGPRAAPAPPRPVHWAESVPERALVFESQGRLFGVPLAFVSQVVARGDAFSVLPVQSGPVAGIFPHAQVLWPICSVPALLGAPAVAEPFFLLAELAGRNVGLTATRVLGVLQRFEPDKTAGTFRVPGLAEPVLFLDLQRMFS